Below is a genomic region from Chloroflexota bacterium.
CCCGGCGAACCGGGCCGCGGCGGTGCAGCACGTGCGAAACTACACCATGTCGGAGGCGGTGCGGTCGTCGGTCATGTGGGTGCTGGTACTGGCGGTGGCCGCAGCGAGCCTCTCGCCGAACGGGGTGCCGGCCTCGCTGGTGCCCATGTACATCGACAAGGGGCACACCACGCAGGTGGCGGCGTGGGGATTCAGCATCTACGGGCTGTTCAGCATGCTGGCCCGATTCTTCTGGGGCTTTCTTGCGGAACGCCACCACATCCGGACGGTTACAATCGGCATTGGCGTGTTCACGGGGCTTGTCATGCCGCTGTTGATCTTCCTGGCCGGGTACCCTGCGCTGCTGTATTCCGCGCTGGCGGGCTTCGGCATTGGCGGGTTCATAGGAACGCAAATGCTGGTGTGGCCGGCGTACTTCGGGCGGACGCACCTGGGCGCGATCGTGGGCGTCAGCAGGCCTTTTGCGACGGTGGTGAACGCGTCGGGGCCGCTGCTCATGGCGCAGAGCTTCGACCGCACGGGCAGCTACAGTTTCGGCCTGTGGTGCATGGGGGTCTCGTGGCTGCTGTGCGCCGCCGCGATGGTCCTGGCGCGGCCGATGCGGCAGGTGGACCCGTCGCAGCAGGCGGCAAGGGCGCAGGAGGCTGGGTAGGGACACCCCCATCCCAACCTTCCCCCTCAAGGGGGAAGGAGTTCTCAGGGCGAACAGCACGACGGGCTTGGCGTCAGAGCGGTGCAACCGGGGGAGAGCGCATATGGCGGAGCAGCATACAAGCGAGCGACCACAGTCGTGGCCGGCCAGGCTGCCGTTCTTCTATGGCTGGGTGATTGTGGTCATCTCCTTCGTGATGGGATTCATCACGGCCGGGGCTTTCTGGGCGACCAGCGTCATCGCGGTCCCCATGCGCGACGACCTGGGCTGGAGCCTCTCGTCCATCTACGTTGGCCTGACGATTCGCATGCTGGTGGGGGCGGGAAGCATGTTCGTGCTGGGGAGGTTCGCCGACCTCAAGCACGGCGCGAGGACGCTCGCCGTCGTCAGCGGGGTGCTGGCGTCGGTTTCTCTGGTGGCGGTGGCCTACGTCAATTCGCACTGGCAGTTCCTTGCCCTTTACGGTGTGTTGGGTGGCTTCTCTGTGGCCGGAGCGGGATTCCTCATCCTGTCCGCTGTGGTGCCGCGCTGGTTCTTCAGGAAGCGCGGCCGGGCCATGGCATTCGCGACGATGGGGTCAGGCGCGGCGGCGTTCGTGTTGCCGCCGCTGTTTGCCCTTGTCCTCGAAGCGGTGGGCTGGCGCGGAACGTGGGCGTTCCTGGGCGTGCTGACCGGGGTTTTCACCATCCTTCCCTCGTTTCTGATATGGCGGCAGCCGGAGGACGTCGGACTGGAGCCGGACGGGGGCATCGAGCCCATCCCGGCGAACCGGGCCTCTGCGGTGCAGCACGTCCGCAACTACACCCTGCGGGAGGCTGTGCGGACGCCTGTCATGTGGATACTGGTCTTTGCGCTGGCGTCTGCGAGCCTGTCCCCCAACGGAGTGCCCTCCACGCTGGTACCCATGTTCATCGAGAAGGGGCACTCGACGCAGGCGGCGGCGCTGGGCTTCAGCATCTACGGCCTCTTCAGCATGCTGGCGCGCTTCTTCTGGGGTTTTCTGGCGGAGCGCTACCACATCCGCACGGTGATAATCTTCATCGGCCTGTTCTCCGCGGTGGCGATGCCGATGCTCATCTTCATGGAGGGCAACGTCGCGCTGCTCTACGCAGCGCTGGCGGGCTTCGGCATCGGCGGACTCATCGGCACGAATTCGCTTGTGTGGCCGGCGTACTTTGGGCGGAGCCACCTTGGCGCGATCGTGGGCGTCAGCCGGCCCTTTGAGACAGCGGTCATGGCTTCCGGGCCGCTGCTGATGGCGCAGAGCTTCGACCGGACCGGCGGATACACGCTCGGCCTGTGGCTCATGGGAGTCTCGTGGTTGATGTGCGTGGGCGCGATGCTGCTGGCGCGGACTCCGCGGCAGGAAGCGCCGTCGACGGATGCGGTGAGGCCGCAGGAGGCGGGGGAGGGGGCGCCGCGCGACTCCAAGGGCTACGCAAAGTCATAGGCGCGCATGGGGACCGACCTGGGAGCCTCTGCATCGCTGTGGACAAGAAGGCGCACTTTCTCCGTCGTTTCCCTGCTGAACGTGCGCTCACCGCACCGGCGGCACACCACGGCGGGAACACCGTTCACAAGCGCGTACTCGCCGTCCACCTTGAAGACGGAATCGACCGTCTCATCCCGGCATTCGCCTGAGCCGCAAACGGTGCAGTGAAACATGGTCATCTCCTCTGGGTGTGCCCCCACCATTCATCCGAATCTGGCTCATAGAGCGTGACGATCTTGACGAGTGGCGTATCCGCCAAGGATACCTGGAGATGAAGCGGACGCCCCATCAAGGTAAATCCAAGTATCAACATGCTCGGGCCGTACTTGTCATCCAAGTATTCCTCGACGATGACCGCCTCTGCTCCCGTTTCCTTAATCTCCTCTTCGCTGACGTTCCGTTCAACTGCGCGGATGAACGCATGCTCCGAAAACTCAAATGCCCCGGCGGCTAGTTGTGCCCGGACGTCATTCAGAGTCTTCACGGACTTACGATGACGCGTGACCCGATTGCTGTCAATTCGTTGATGCCATAACAGTCATTGCCCTACCCCTCCCCCACCCGGAACGCCTCCAGCGCCGTCTTTCCGAAGGCCCACTCGCGCTCCTCATCGGTCTTGAAGACCGGGTGGTCCAGCGTGCCAGCGAGGGAGTTGCGGTATCCCTCACGGCCGGCTACGGGCGGGAAGTCGCTGCCCCACATCATGCGCCGGGCGCCGAAGGCCTCGTAGGCCCACTCCATGGCGGGCGGGACGTTCTCAAAACGCAGCTCCGG
It encodes:
- a CDS encoding DUF4258 domain-containing protein, producing the protein MKTLNDVRAQLAAGAFEFSEHAFIRAVERNVSEEEIKETGAEAVIVEEYLDDKYGPSMLILGFTLMGRPLHLQVSLADTPLVKIVTLYEPDSDEWWGHTQRR
- a CDS encoding YgiT-type zinc finger protein; this encodes MFHCTVCGSGECRDETVDSVFKVDGEYALVNGVPAVVCRRCGERTFSRETTEKVRLLVHSDAEAPRSVPMRAYDFA
- a CDS encoding MFS transporter, with amino-acid sequence MAEQHTSERPQSWPARLPFFYGWVIVVISFVMGFITAGAFWATSVIAVPMRDDLGWSLSSIYVGLTIRMLVGAGSMFVLGRFADLKHGARTLAVVSGVLASVSLVAVAYVNSHWQFLALYGVLGGFSVAGAGFLILSAVVPRWFFRKRGRAMAFATMGSGAAAFVLPPLFALVLEAVGWRGTWAFLGVLTGVFTILPSFLIWRQPEDVGLEPDGGIEPIPANRASAVQHVRNYTLREAVRTPVMWILVFALASASLSPNGVPSTLVPMFIEKGHSTQAAALGFSIYGLFSMLARFFWGFLAERYHIRTVIIFIGLFSAVAMPMLIFMEGNVALLYAALAGFGIGGLIGTNSLVWPAYFGRSHLGAIVGVSRPFETAVMASGPLLMAQSFDRTGGYTLGLWLMGVSWLMCVGAMLLARTPRQEAPSTDAVRPQEAGEGAPRDSKGYAKS